The genomic DNA CTAAATATtgcttaaaaacatgtttatgattttataattctgtgacttttaaggtttttgttactttaagaAAAAAGGGGACAAAGTATTACTTCTGTAGTTACACATCTGTGTTGTGGTTTGGGTTGCATATTACAACATGTCCTATGGTTTACACTTCTCGTAAGTTGAAACACTCTTGCAACCACAAAGTTGACATATATAGATATCGCTTCACCAGACAGACTTAAGAAATGAGGACAGGAAATAGCTTAACTTGAACTTCAAGTTATTTCAACTTAAGCAACATTATGCAATTATTTCCCCTTTAAATAGCCGCTTCAGAATGATTTTGATGCTACACTCACCTGTCAAAGAACAGTTGCTCTTCAATTCCCACTTTGCACTTTTTTGCACTATGAACTTTATGTATACGAACTTCTCGTGACTCAAACACGCCACCAGCTATGTCAAAGATTTTGatgaaactacaaaaaaagaaaagttgggtgaactaaaaaatttcaaggcaacaaacttcgataaaattttaagttggacaattaaactaaatattttaagttttgtttttgagtttgctcaactctgaattcagatttttgtcaactgaactgtaagttgtactaacttataattttacattgtaataacttttaatccttacttctgctaacttctgcaatgtgctgaattggcacgattgtaacgccgctatgaaatgtcagctaatgttgtgaccacaattttgagttagcattgatacgctaatggctactcttgtagctgtaacaagcagcgccgctagcatcagttagccgctagcatcagttagccgctagcttccgctaatgaccgaatttcaccgctttcccgcatttcacatcaaagaaataagagttatcagaactattgtcccttgttgtgaaccccaacttaaagatataagtaacaacaactcaccaacttgtttttgagcagacaactggcttcctttgttgtgctaacttacattattgccctaaatgtcaataatttatatttccaagttttaccaacttaaatcactgttttaggccaaaaaatacaagttggcttttttgcagtgtagctcatatttaatggagaaaatgttttctgtttttccctcTGACGCCCTCCGGCTGCTCTGCCTCGACTCTTGTTCATTTACAGTTTCCTGACAGAAAGATAACTTTACTTTAACGTTATTATTTGTAGCTGTGGTCTGCGAGTTAGCTCAAATTAAGAGGAGAGTAACCGAGCAAGCGGCAGctggaacagaaaaaaatgctgcCAAGAGCTTAGTGAAATAAAAAAGCCAGACACAAGCTGGTTAGTTAATATTGGTAGTGGTTATATGGTCATACTAGCTGGCttactatgtcttgtgttgctgcacttACTTGATGTTTAGCAAAGTTGACTAGTTTATGATCATAAGTAATGTAATCATAACAAATGGACATTGTTTATAATTACGACAGCGGTGTAGAAAATAGTAGTACTCTGAAACAAATTGCAAAAAATACCAATTCTACTTTAAATTTCTCTaatttcagatttaaaaaaacatagtgGCTACAATGTAAAAAGTGGCTTATCTGTGGCTAAAGTAAAGCTAACAGCtcactgttgttatttgttgtctgCAAGTTAGCTTgaaaaaggagagagtgaccgagcaagaggccgccagaaaagaaaaaaatctcggAGTGACATCTAGTCGTTGGCGAGAACTTGGTGAAATAAAAAGCTGCTAACAGACACAAGCTGGTTTTCCTGCTGACTAGTTTGTAATATTAGCTAGCTTGCTATGTtttgtgttgctgcacttgcttgatgtttgACTGTTAGCAAAGCTGTTGACTTATTTTTGATCATAAATAATGTAATCATAAGAAATGGACGTTTACAGTTGTTCATATTTACGACAGCAGTGTATTAGCTGAATTAGTAATTAGTTGTATTTAGAAACAAATTGCAAAAAATACCAATTCTACTTTAACTTTCTCTaatttcagatttaaaaaaacatagtggctaaaatgtaaaaagtggcTAATCTGTGGCTAAAGTAAAGCTAACAGCtcactgttgttatttgtagCTGTTGTCTGCAAGCTAGCTTgaaaaaggagagagtgaccgagcaagaggccgccagaaaagaaaaaaacctcgGAGTGACATCTAGTCGTTGGCGAGAACTTAGTGAAATAAAAAGCTGCTAACTGACACAAGCTGGTTTTCTTGCTGACTAGTTAGTAATATTAGCTAGCTTACTATGTtttgtgttgctgcacttgcttgatgtttgACTGTTAGCAAAGCTGTTGACTTATTTTTGATCATAAATAATGTAATCATAAGAAATGGACGTGTACAGTTGTTCATATTTACAACATttcaccttatttgtttcatagcaccaacatttttatactgcatattcatatttattctgcacagaCAGGGTCTGTTTTAGGCGTCTGCACAACCTGTCTATAATAAGCACAACCTGCTGCAACTGGCAATTTTCCTAGAAACCAGAAACACGCCAAACCAGTTCTTGTTGCCACACAATGTTGTTACAAAGCTGAAACAGTCACACACTGTGGAGATGACTACACCACAGTACTTATCATTACTATCATTAGATATGATACTGCACTAAAGGAAATGTGTGTTGTGGTCTGTTCAagaaaaaatatgtcaaaatatgTCAAAGCTGCTGTTTTTGCTTGATGTTTTTGCAGCGTTGCTGCTCTGATCCTGCAGCTTGCGGCTCTGGTTCTTGTTTGGAGAAAAGGGGACCTCTGCTGGTTTGTTTGTTGAAATGCAAGTAAGATCAGATaacacaagtaaaaaaaaaaacacactgtgctGCAAAGTTGACGTACTTaataagaaatgttttatttacagatcTGTTTGAGCcacattcatttacattttgattcattctaaaatgtgaaatcaacgGGAAAACAAATGTGATTCTCCCAATAATATCTCTTCATTTAAGAAAAACTACTtctgtataaaatatatttctgtatttccaCAGTTGTATCACACAGTTGTTGTCCTTTTTAATGAAGAACTCTTCCAGTAAGAGCATCTTGTCTCAGTGAGATTAGTATTGCGCCCACGCATCATCAGCTAAAAGACCGCCAttcatgcgtgtgtgtgaaagggttggtgctgaggaggagaggggacaaTGTACGTGCTAACGTGTGTGTAATCACTCTGACAGATCGCACCATCGACCGTCAGCAAATACTCAGAAAGAACTCAAAATCCTCTTACTCGTGTCGGCACACTGACCTGAGAATGCCTTCACTTTAATGCTAAATCTTTAGGATTAAGAGATAAATGTGCAGGATAatctaaaccagtagttctcaacctttttgagtcgcgacccccaatttaacatccatgttgtccacgacccccgctcactgaacacaatctcacacgcacagttcagatcacccaaaaaagacacaaaatgaccaaaaaatacacaaaatgaccaaaaaagacacaaaatgacaaaaaagagagacaaaatgacaaaaagacacaaaattaccccaaaaagaaacaaaattaccaaaaaatacataaaatgaccaaaaaaaaagacacaaaatgaccaaaaaagacacaaaattaccaaaaaagacacaaaatgaccaaaaaaaagacacaaaatgaccaaagaagacacaaaatgaccaaataaagacacaaaatgaccaaagagacacaacatgaccccaaaaagaaacaaaatgaccaaaaaagacacaaattgaccacaaaattatcaaaaaaagacacaaaatgaccaaaaaagacacaaaatgacaaaaataacaacacaaaatgataaaaaaaagacattaaatgaccaaaaagactaaaacacatgaacactttaacacagtggagacagagctgacttccaaaatgatttggcgacccccggaaatcatctcgcgaccccaattggggtcccgaccccaaggttgagaacagctgatctaaactacagtacaggccaaaattttggacacaccttctcattcaatgcgtttttctttattttcatgactatttacattgtagattctcactgaaggcatcaaaactatgaatgaacacatatggaattatgtacttgacaaaaaaaatgtgaaataactgaaaacatgtcttgtattttagattcctcaaagtaaccaccctttgcttactagaatataagacatgttttcagttatttcacacttttttgttaagtacataattccacatgtgttcattaatagttttgatgaatctacaatgtaaatagtcatgaaaataaaggaaacgcattgaatgagaaggtgtgtgtccaaacttttggcctgtactgtatgattGCACACAAATAGACATAAAAGAGGATTCTTGTCAACAACTTACCAGATAGTCAAATGTTAGACTCTCGATCAGCTCTTAAACTGTGAATAATATCCACGTTCTGGGAGAAAAATCAGAATCAGGTCAATATAATGacggaaaaaagagagaaaacggAGTAGAAAAGAAGCAGTTTGAGTAAAAGAGTCAATGAgagattaacccattgaagcctggaaagcgtttacgtcgttttgtagtatttgtataagctctcaaatactttttgaatttcatttctatctgctacagaggctgaaaaatctattatttagtagaagagttgacacttttttttccagaatttttccagaatttccagaaaattagaggcttattttaaaatcgcccagcggtttttcaggcctcaatgggttaactcTTTagtcctttctttctttcgtcTCGTCTGGCTCCCATGCGGCGGCGGCGTGGCGGCTTGGGGCGGTTGGCGTGGTGTTGGTGCCCCCCAGCCAGTCCCAGTGGGAGAAGAATGGGGCGAAGTTGGTGTTGGGCTTCTGGTGGTGGGCGTCGTGTTTGGGCGCCCCGCCCCAAAGGCCGAAGGGCACCAGGTTGTGCGTGGCCCACGGGAAGTCGTAGCCACAGTGGTCCTCGGTGGACACGTAGATGTTAAAGACCATGAAGGCCCACGTGGTGAGGCAGTGGCACTGCAGCAGGATGGGGTCTATGGTGGACCAGAAGCCCACGCTGACCAGCTCCCAGCCCGACAGGTGCTGGGTGACCAGGCTGAAGGGCTGGTTGTACTGGTGGTGCACGGCGTGGAAGGTGCGGTACAGCAGCGGGACCCGGTGGTGCAGCAGGTGCCACAGGTAATACTGGAAGTCAAAGACCACGATGCAGCCCAGCACGCCCAGGAAGAAGCTCCAGAGAGTGGGCGCCTCGCAGGGCAGCTGGATGGGCGGCCGCCACAGCCACTGGGCCACCGCCGCCGGGAAGATGTAGACCAGGTGGTTGTAGACCGTGACGCCCAGCGTGGTCCAGATGTTGGGCCAGGTGATGGTCCGGTCAGGGTGCAGCCGGTAGCGGTTGATGCAGGGCCAGGTGGGCGCCAGCAGGTCCAGCAGCGTGTAGCCAGCCACCATGGCGAAGTAGGTGGAGATGGAGAGGACCACGGGGAACAGGGGGCTGCTCAGGACCTCGTGGTGGTTCTGGTGCAGGTAGTCCCAGGCCGGCTGCAGGACCAAGCCCTGGACCCGGCTCCCGCTCACGTTGCAGGATAAAGTTCTGAGTGATGTCCCGGTGCTCATCACTGACttccagaagaagaagaaggccgATCTGAGAGGGTTTAACCAGCACCAGGGGTGATAAAGGGGGTCAGAGATCCAATCAGAGTCCTCGTATAGGTTGAGCAGCAGCAAATTGTCTGGTGATGTTGTGCCAAATTGGACTGCTGGACTGTCTTAGCCTCTTATGTATGTTGAAgccccacctccacctcccccaCCCCCTCACCCCCTGCTTCTTTAAAAAAGGCCCTTTTTCATGGGCACAAGGACCGCAGCCAGGACTCAGGAGCGGGGCCACAGCAGCTCGCATTTTTGACCCAAATCATGGAGAGAGAGCTTCCGCttacttgtaattttgactttgtgagcaaaaagaaaacacaaagagctgtgttgtttttttaagctgtTAACATTGACAGGAGGAAAATATTGAAGATGCAACAATAAGTTATATATCCTTATATCAATGCTTATTTACATCATCCTGTTAATGTTTGTGTCTCACTATCAAGTCATCAAGCattcacaaataaacacacacacacacacaacatgagcCCCAGAAGAATCATTAATCATAGACGAGCTGTCAAATGAGAGTTGAGTTGAAAAGTGTTTTCTTCCTGATGCTGACTGCTCTGAGCTCACTGCTCAGTTTGACTTTGGTTACAGAAACAAGACTTCATTGAAGGAAAGTGAAGTGACCACAGCTCTTGTTTCTATGGAGGGACACAAGGACTCTGTAGAGGTTTTAGTTAATATCCTGTCAACTTTTCTCTGCTATTAACAATAGTGTGTCGACTGAGAGAAGAGAGTCAAATGTTTGGTTATCTCAACACTAAACATATTAAATAGATGAATAGATGACTTTGAATGAATACATCTGGCATCTGGGCAGCGGGGGGTAATTAGTAAACTGCCCCAAGAGAAGGAGTTCAAAGACCAAAGACCTCTGGGTTTGAGGGCCGAATGAAACACGAGGCCGTTTGGTGCGtcatcagcagtgatgcgggtgTTGGAGTGGATCTTGGTGAAGATGAGTTCAGTCGGAAGGTGAAGCTGTGGATTTAGCATGTTTGcctaaatcagattttttttgctgatatatgACTGTGACCTGGGACTCTTTCATATGTGGTTCTAAAGTGGATACAGGTCTGACCTCAGGCTGGACAGTCACTTTTATGTcactctagagcaggggtcggcaacctttaccatgaaaagagccattgttgattaaaaaaaggggaaaaaatgtcggaatggagccgcaaaacttattttatttttttaagatttttttggggcattttgtagcttttattgataggagagatattgagattgaaagggggagacagaggggaagacatgcgggaaaggggtccgagccggattcgaacccgggccgcccgcgtacgagga from Centropristis striata isolate RG_2023a ecotype Rhode Island chromosome 19, C.striata_1.0, whole genome shotgun sequence includes the following:
- the ch25hl2 gene encoding cholesterol 25-hydroxylase-like protein 2: MSTGTSLRTLSCNVSGSRVQGLVLQPAWDYLHQNHHEVLSSPLFPVVLSISTYFAMVAGYTLLDLLAPTWPCINRYRLHPDRTITWPNIWTTLGVTVYNHLVYIFPAAVAQWLWRPPIQLPCEAPTLWSFFLGVLGCIVVFDFQYYLWHLLHHRVPLLYRTFHAVHHQYNQPFSLVTQHLSGWELVSVGFWSTIDPILLQCHCLTTWAFMVFNIYVSTEDHCGYDFPWATHNLVPFGLWGGAPKHDAHHQKPNTNFAPFFSHWDWLGGTNTTPTAPSRHAAAAWEPDETKERKD